The nucleotide window AATCCTTTTTGCTCTTTGACATCATAAAACTCCAAACCATTCTCGACTGCATATTTCTTAACCGCCAATCTGACTTGGTTTGATGGATCTTCCTGAAGCCAGCATTCTTTCAAATCCAGAATCTTGCTCCACATTCCCGGAATATGAAATCCTAAAGCATCTCTGTTTCCAAAATTTTCTTCTGAGCTGATCTCATATTGAGTCAACCAACGCGCATTGGAAAAAGAGAACTCCATTTTGTTTCTGTAGAAATACTGATCTGGTGCACCAAGAATTGGAATTTCTTCGAACTCTGGGAAACCACCAATTCTCCTGATGTTGTTCACCACCTCACTATGCTTAAAATCGAGTTGTTTCTCGTAAGCGATATTCTGCCATTTGCAACCGCCACACGTTCCGAAGTGGATACATTTAGGATCTACTCTGTGTTCAGAATATTCTAAAATCTCAACCGCTTCTCCTTCGAAATAGTTGCTTTTCGATTTTTTGACTCTCACGTTGACAAGGTCACCAGGAACTGCGCCCTTTACCAAGACCGTTTTTCCATCCTCTGTCTTACCAACAGAAACTCCTTTCGCACCTGCGGAAAGGAGTTTAATATTTTCAAGAATTTTGTTTCTTCTTTGTTTCATCTATTATTTTGTTTTTGCAGAATCTGCATTTGGATTCTGTTGCAACAAATCATTTTGCAATTGAACTTGTGGATTTACAGTCGGTGCCTGAAGACCAGAGATTTTGTTCATTTCTTCTACAAACTTAGCATCTCCTAAATTATAGAAAGTCTGGCTTGCGACTTTGCCATCCTTATCGATCAAGAAGAAACCAGGAATTTTAAATCCATAGATAAAGAACTTTTTAGCATATTCTGATGATAATCCACCGTCGGCATAGTAACTTGTTCCAGGGATACCTTTCAGCATAGCGTTTGCTGTTCTTGTAAATTGTTCCTTTGTATCGTCTAAGTTTACATAAGCAAAATTAACTTTAGCTTTATAAAAATCTACTACTTCTTTCAAAACTGGAATTGTAGATTGAGCAATATAGGGATTCCAAGATGCATAACTCATCACCAAAGTTGGTTTGCCATTTACTTCCAGATTTGTAGACTTTCCATCCAATTTAGTAAAACTCACTTTTGGAGCTTCTTCTCCTTTTTTCAAACCAAACACAGCATTGATTGCCGAGTTTAAATCTTTCTTAACTTCAGAATCTTTGATATATTCATCGCTGATTTTCTTAACCTTTTCGACTTCGCTTGTGTAAGGATTAAGATCGAATTTTGCAATTACAAACGCTAACAAATAATCTTTGGTTTTTTGAGACAATTCTTTATCTGTTGCAAGGAATCTAGCAAAGATTGCGGACATACTTGCTGTATTTTTATCAGTTTGCTTCTCTGCAAAAGTCTGGAAATTTTGTCCAACCTTATTCAACAAGTAATTTCTGTAAACAGGCAAATTTTCTACCATTCTGTCGTTATTCTCAGTTAATGTCTTCTCATAATCTGTGAATTTTTTAGAAACTTTGAATGATGGATCACCAGATACTTGGCCGTGAGCAGATTGATACTGAACTAAGAAAGTCAGGATATTAGTCGTTAATTCATCTTTTTTAAGTTTAACAACTTCGCTGTCAGCTCCTAATTTGTCAGCATTCTCGTCTAGATTTTTTTCAAGATCAGAATGGATTTTTTTGATATCGGTTAAGAATTCAGACTCTTTCTTTTGTAGCATCTGCATATTCAGCTTCGAGCTGTAAGATTCCAAATATTTTTGAGTCGCAGTGATGAAATCATTATTCTTCTTAGCGTCGCCTTCGATTTTGTAGACTTCAGGGAAAGTAGCTGCATCACCTGAGATATTCAAAGTCTGGCCTTTTTTAAGATAAATGAAATTCATTTTACCTGCATAGGTCATAGCATACATTCCATTTTTAGGAGCTTTGAATTCACCTTTGAAGTTCCCTTTTTCGTCCACACCAATGTTGACAAGTGGTAGCGTCGCAACTCCAGATGCTTCTATAAATTCTATTCTTTCCAGAGGAGAACCTCCTTTTACATTTCCTTCAACTTTAATTTTGGAGCAAGAAACTACCATTAGAGAAATTAAAAGAAGAATTAAGTATTTTTTCATTTTAAAAATTAATTTGTGCAAAAATAACTTAATTAAGATTTGAAAAAAAATGAAATCACTATTTTTATTATAAGATTAACAGATTTTAAGTCATATTAATGAGAACCTAAAGATTAGATTAAAAATATAAAGGATTGTAAAAAAATTTATTTGATTTACAAAGACCGTAAATTTTAATACTCATTAAAAGTTTTACAAAAAATGTTATACATATTCCTTTGGGTATATATCAAAAAAAACGCCCACCAAATGAATGATGAGCGTTTTTAAAAAAACTGGCGGCGACCTACTCTCCCGCTTTCGCAGTACCATCGGCGCTAGAGGGCTTAACTTCTGTGTTCGGAATGGGAACAGGTGAGCCCCTCTGCTAAAACCACCCTAAAGGTTGTTTTGTACAAAAGGATGTACAGTATATTTATATTATTGTATTTTGTATTAATGTAAATTGTATTCACAATGATTATAATCGTTAATACTTTTTACAGCTCTACATTTTACAATAATTATCGATAAAAACGTTCACAAAGAGAGAACCTTGTTGTGCAATTGAGCACTATGCCAATTAGGCAATAAATCTACGGGTAATTAGTACTACTCGGCTATGACATTACTGTCTTTACACCTATAGCCTATCAACGTCGTCATCTCCAACGACCCTTAAAAGATGTCTCATCTTGAGGCAGGTTTCGCACTTATATGCTTTCAGTGCTTATCCTTTCCAAACGTAGCTACTCAGCGGTGCACCTGGCGGTACAACTGATACACCAGAGGTTTGTTCAAATCGGTCCTCTCGTACTAGATTCAAGCCCTCTCAAACATCTAACGCCCGCAATAGATAGAGACCGAACTGTCTCACGACGTTCTGAACCCAGCTCGCGTGCCACTTTAATGGGCGAACAGCCCAACCCTTGGGACCTTCTCCAGCCCCAGGATGTGACGAGCCGACATCGAGGTGCCGAACCTCCCCGTCGATATGAGCTCTTGGGGGAGACTAGCCTGTTATCCCCGGAGTACCTTTTATCCTATGAGCGATGGCCCTTCCATACGGAACCACCGGATCACTATGTCCTGCTTTCGCACCTGATCGACTTGTAGGTCTCACAGTCAAGCACCCTTATGCCATTACACTCTACGCACGGTTACCAAGCGTGCTGAGGGTACCTTTGAAAGCCTCCGTTACTCTTTTGGAGGCGACCACCCCAGTCAAACTACCCACCACGCAATGTCCTTCTAAAAGAAGTTAGGCTCCAAGTAAGTAAAGGGTGGTATTTCAACGTTGACTCCACAAACACTAGCGTGCCTGCTTCAAAGTCTCCCACCTATCCTACACATTACTTACTCAAAGTCAATACGAAGTTATAGTAAAGGTTCACAGGGTCTTTTCGTCCCATTGCGGGTACTCGGCATCTTCACCGAGACTACAATTTCACAGAGCTCATGGTTGAGACAGTGCCCAGATCGTTACACCATTCGTGCAGGTCGGAACTTACCCGACAAGGAATTTCGCTACCTTAGGACCGTTATAGTTACGGCCGCCGTTTACTGGGGCTTCAGTCAAACGCTTCGCATTGCTGCTAACGCCCTTCCTTAACCTTCCAGCACCGGGCAGGTGTCAGACCCTATACAGCATCTTTCGATTTAGCAGAGTCCTGTGTTTTTGATAAACAGTCGCCTGGGCCTCTTCACTGCGGCCAGCATTGCTGCTGGCGTCTCTTCTTCCGAAGTTACGAGACTATTTTGCCTAGTTCCTTAACCATGATTCACTCTAGCACCTTAGGATTCTCTCCTCGACTACCTGTGTCGGTTTATGGTACGGGTTGCTTCACTTCGGCTTTTCTTGGAAGCACTTTCCTTACAGCAGCTTCGCCCGAAGGCTAGGCCTTGACTATTCCGTCAGTCTCCAGTAAGTACGGCACTCCGTCCCCTTTTTAGTGTGAGCAAGTTAGGGAATATTAACCCTATGTCCATCCACTACCCCTTTCGGGTTCGCGTTAGGTCCCGACTAACCCTCAGCTGATTAGCATGGCTGAGGAATCCTTAGTCTTTCGGTGAGCGGGTTTCTCGCCCGCTTTATCGTTACTTATGCCTACATTTTCTTTTCTATCCGCTCCACAATACCTCACGATACTGCTTCGGCGCAAATAGAATGCTCCCCTACCAGATGTACTAATGTACAAATCCATAGCTTCGGTAATATGCTTATGCCCGATTATTATCCATGCCGGACCGCTCGACTAGTGAGCTGTTACGCACTCTTTAAATGAATGGCTGCTTCCAAGCCAACATCCTAGCTGTCAATGCAGTCCAACCGCGTTATTTCAACTTAGCATATATTTTGGGACCTTAGCTGTTGGTCTGGGTTCTTTCCCTCTCGGACACGGACCTTAGCACCCGCGCCCTCACTGCTGAGAAACATTTATTAGCATTCGGAGTTTGTCAGGAATTGGTAGGATTTGACTCCCCCGCATCCAATCAGTAGCTCTACCTCTAATAAACTTGTCTCAACGTTGCACCTAAATGCATTTCGGGGAGTACGAGCTATCTCCCAGTTTGATTGGCCTTTCACCCCTACCCACAGGTCATCCGAAGACTTTTCAACGTCAACCGGTTCGGTCCTCCACTTTGTGTTACCAAAGCTTCAACCTGCCCATGGGTAGATCACAAGGTTTCGCGTCTAATCCTACTAACTAAGCGCCCTATTCAGACTCGCTTTCGCTCCGGCTCCGGACCTTAAGTCCTTAACCTCGCTAGTAAAATTAACTCGTAGGCTCATTATGCAAAAGGCACGCCGTCACCCAACTTGTGGGCTCCGACCGCTTGTAGGCGTACGGTTTCAGGTTCTATTTCACCCTTCTATTCGAAGTGCTTTTCACCTTTCCTTCACAGTACTAGTTCACTATCGGTCTTTCAGGAGTATTTAGCCTTGGAGGATGGTCCCCCCATATTCAGACAGGATTTCACGTGTCCCGCCCTACTCATTTATCATCCAAATATGCCTTTCATATACCGGGCTATCACCGTCTATGGCTGTTCTTTCCAGAACATTCTATTAAACATATAAAGACTTTTGGGCTAATCCGCTTTCGCTCGCCGCTACTTACGGAATCTCTTCGATTTCTTTTCCTCCGGGTACTTAGATGTTTCAGTTCTCCGGGTTTGCTCTCCTTGCGGAGTGACTGGTCTTCAACCAGCCGGGTTGCCCCATTCGGACATCTCGGGATCAATTCGTGTGTGCCGATCCCCCGAGCTTTTCGCAGCTTACCACGTCCTTCTTCGCCTCTGAAAGCCTAGGCATCCGCCATACGCCCTTAACGATTTCTTTCCTAATTATTAATTAGTTCAGTATTTTTATTGCTTGGTATCGCTACCAAGCGGTATTCTTATAAACTCAAGTGCTCAAGTGCACTCGGTTTTCTCTTTGTGATGTTCTTATCGTTAATGTCAATGATCTTTTATCTTCTTACTCAACTGATGAACAGATATTGTTTTTGGCTCTATCCGTAACTTTTAAATCAGTCTCGTAAAACAGTAATATATAAGAGAGTCGAACTCTTTACACTCAATAATGCATTCATTATTATAGTGCCGGACCCTATCGTCCATAAATCTTGTCTTTCGTAAATGTATAATCTTCTGTTCTTGTTACATCTCTGTAACTCTTTTTATTACTTTCCAGTAATTGTGGAGAATAAGGGAGTCGAACCCTTGACCTCCTGCGTGCAAGGCAGGCGCTCTAGCCAGCTGAGCTAATTCCCCTCTATTAATTAGTAGTCTCGGGCAGGCTCGAACTGCCGACCTCTACATTATCAGTGTAGCGCTCTAACCAGCTGAGCTACGAGACTCTTTATGAGTGATATTTGACGAATAATAAACGATTACTCTCTATCATTCTTCAAGATTCTCTATCTCTCTGTTCCCTCTTACTAATCTTTAGGGGTATATTGTTATATAAGCAACCAAAGTAAACCAAAGCTTTTTCAAGTATAAAAAACTTAATTTTGTTTATCGTCTAAAAGACGCTCTAAAATGAGATGTTCCAGCCGCACCTTCCGGTACGGCTACCTTGTTACGACTTAGCCCTAGTTACCTGTTTTACCCTAGGCAGCTCCTGTTACGGTCACCGACTTCAGGTACCCCAGACTTCCATGGCTTGACGGGCGGTGTGTACAAGGCCCGGGAACGTATTCACCGCGCCATGGCTGATGCGCGATTACTAGCGATTCCAGCTTCATAGAGTCGAGTTGCAGACTCCAATCCGAACTGAGACCAGCTTTCGAGATTCGCATCCAGTCACCTGGTAGCTGCCCTCTGTACTGGCCATTGTAGCACGTGTGTGGCCCAAGACGTAAGGGCCGTGATGATTTGACGTCATCCCCACCTTCCTCTCTACTTGCGTAGGCAGTCTCACTAGAGTCCTCAACTGAATGTTAGCAACTAGTGACAGGGGTTGCGCTCGTTGCAGGACTTAACCTAACACCTCACGGCACGAGCTGACGACAACCATGCAGCACCTTGAAAAATGTCCGAAGAAGGATCTATTTCTAAATCTGTCATTTCCCATTTAAGTCTTGGTAAGGTTCCTCGCGTATCATCGAATTAAACCACATGCTCCACCGCTTGTGCGGGCCCCCGTCAATTCCTTTGAGTTTCATTCTTGCGAACGTACTCCCCAGGTGGCTAACTTATCACTTTCGCTTAGTCTCTGAAGCGCAAGGCCCCAAAAACGAGTTAGCATCGTTTACGGCGTGGACTACCAGGGTATCTAATCCTGTTCGCTCCCCACGCTTTCGTCCATCAGCGTCAGTTAAGACTTGGTAACCTGCCTTCGCAATTGGTGTTCTAAGTAATATCTATGCATTTCACCGCTACACTACTTATTCCAGCTACCTCAATCTCACTCAAGACCCGCAGTATCAATGGCAGTTTCATAGTTAAGCTATGAGATTTCACCACTGACTTACGGATCCGCCTACGGACCCTTTAAACCCAATAAATCCGGATAACGCTTGCACCCTCCGTATTACCGCGGCTGCTGGCACGGAGTTAGCCGGTGCTTATTCATACTGTACCTTCAGCTACTTACACGTAAGTAGGTTTATCCCAGTATAAAAGAAGTTTACAACCCATAGGGCCTTAGTCCTTCACGCGGGATGGCTGGATCAGGCTCTCACCCATTGTCCAATATTCCTCACTGCTGCCTCCCGTAGGAGTCTGGTCCGTGTCTCAGTACCAGTGTGGGGGATCACCCTCTCAGGCCCCCTAAAGATCACTGACTTGGTGAGCCGTTACCTCACCAACTATCTAATCTTGCGCGTGCCCATCTCTATCCACCGGAGTTTTCAATATCTTACGATGCCGTAAAATATATTATGGGGTATTAATCTTCCTTTCGAAAGGCTATCCCCCAGATAAAGGCAGGTTGCACACGTGTTCCGCACCCGTGCGCCGCTCTCAAAGATCCGAAGATCTTCTACCGCTCGGCTTGCATGTGTTAGGCCTCCCGCTAGCGTTCATCCTGAGCCAGGATCAAACTCTCCATTGTATGTTTGTTTGTCCTTATACTCAAACTCAATTTAAAATTGACGCTTTGGTTTTCTTAATTTGGTTGTTATATGTTATGTCAATGAACTGCGTTCTGTTCGCTTCCTCAGGATTCTAATCTGTCATTGTTGACCCTGATTTGCGAGTGCAAAAGTAAAAAGTTTTTTCCAAACTACCAAAACTTTTTTAAAGTTTTTTTTCGTTACTCGAAAAGTGTTTTGATAATCTTTTAAACCGTTCTCCTACGCTTCCCAATCTCTCGATTTGGGTTTGCAAAGATAAAGTTTCCTTTTTAAACCTACAAGTCTTTTTTTTTAATATTTAATACCCTTTACAAGTCTTAAAATATATCATTCCCTATAGGACTCCTGCGCTGCTCTTTCTTAAAGCGGTTGCAAAAATAGGAACTTTTTCCGACACCACAACTATATTCACAAATTTTAAACAAACATTTAAGTACCAAACTGGTTATCAGTGAGATTAATTTTAAATGAATAAGGGTACTAGTAGCAGCCCGTGTTTCTTATTAACGGACAAGAGTAATAGCAGAGTACTTTTATGAAAGTGAAAAAACAGTAAATAACTGCAAAATCGTAATTGTTTCGTTTTAAAATATCATCATAATCCGAAAACTAGCTGCCAAAGAAAAAGACAATCGATGAGGATTGTCTTTTTTAATATTATTATTTTAGAATTTAATTCTGATTTTAGAATCTGTAACCAAACGAAATTCCAGATCTTACGCCAAGCCACTTGGAATCCAAATCAATCACCGCACCGGAAGAGTCTGTGCTTACTTTATAATCAAATAAACTTATATCCAGGTCCTCTATATCCTGT belongs to Chryseobacterium sp. KACC 21268 and includes:
- a CDS encoding thioredoxin family protein, with protein sequence MKKYLILLLISLMVVSCSKIKVEGNVKGGSPLERIEFIEASGVATLPLVNIGVDEKGNFKGEFKAPKNGMYAMTYAGKMNFIYLKKGQTLNISGDAATFPEVYKIEGDAKKNNDFITATQKYLESYSSKLNMQMLQKKESEFLTDIKKIHSDLEKNLDENADKLGADSEVVKLKKDELTTNILTFLVQYQSAHGQVSGDPSFKVSKKFTDYEKTLTENNDRMVENLPVYRNYLLNKVGQNFQTFAEKQTDKNTASMSAIFARFLATDKELSQKTKDYLLAFVIAKFDLNPYTSEVEKVKKISDEYIKDSEVKKDLNSAINAVFGLKKGEEAPKVSFTKLDGKSTNLEVNGKPTLVMSYASWNPYIAQSTIPVLKEVVDFYKAKVNFAYVNLDDTKEQFTRTANAMLKGIPGTSYYADGGLSSEYAKKFFIYGFKIPGFFLIDKDGKVASQTFYNLGDAKFVEEMNKISGLQAPTVNPQVQLQNDLLQQNPNADSAKTK